A region of Alteromonadaceae bacterium 2753L.S.0a.02 DNA encodes the following proteins:
- a CDS encoding 16S rRNA (cytosine1402-N4)-methyltransferase: protein MTQQAHYSVLLKESVAALVTDPNGLYVDGTFGRGGHSRAILEQLSEKGCLLAFDKDPQACAVGDALAVEDKRFHMVHDSFVNLEHQLQSFNSSGEQNFLTGVLLDLGVSSPQLDQPERGFSFLHDGPLDMRMDCSKGQTAAQWLSSADEEDIAFVLKEYGEERFARRMARAVVSRRQQQAITTTLQFANIVSEANPKWEKGKHPATRAFQAVRIFINSELDDLITTLEKSLTLLVPGGRMAVISFHSLEDRIVKRFFRDQSRGKQFPAGVPVTEAMLEKSMKIIGKAVRPGGDELQENIRSRSATLRVAEKL, encoded by the coding sequence ATGACGCAGCAAGCGCATTACTCAGTACTCCTTAAGGAGTCGGTAGCGGCTTTGGTTACAGACCCCAACGGGCTCTATGTTGACGGCACATTTGGTCGAGGTGGTCACAGTCGGGCTATTTTGGAGCAACTCTCGGAAAAGGGCTGTTTGCTTGCGTTCGACAAAGATCCTCAAGCCTGTGCCGTGGGTGATGCGCTTGCAGTGGAGGATAAGCGCTTTCACATGGTTCACGATTCTTTTGTGAACCTTGAGCATCAGTTGCAATCGTTTAATTCGAGCGGCGAACAAAATTTTTTAACAGGCGTGCTACTGGATTTGGGGGTGTCTTCGCCGCAGTTGGACCAGCCCGAACGTGGATTCAGTTTTTTGCACGACGGGCCGCTGGATATGCGCATGGATTGCAGTAAGGGACAAACGGCGGCGCAGTGGTTGAGTAGTGCAGATGAGGAAGATATAGCGTTTGTACTAAAGGAATACGGCGAAGAGCGCTTTGCGCGTCGAATGGCGAGAGCAGTGGTAAGCCGGCGGCAGCAGCAAGCGATAACCACAACTCTGCAATTTGCCAATATTGTCAGCGAAGCAAATCCGAAATGGGAAAAGGGTAAGCATCCAGCAACACGTGCATTTCAGGCGGTGCGAATATTTATAAACAGTGAGTTAGATGACTTGATAACGACCTTGGAAAAATCACTCACATTGTTAGTACCTGGTGGTCGTATGGCGGTTATAAGTTTTCATTCCCTGGAAGATCGCATAGTGAAGCGTTTTTTTCGGGATCAGTCGCGCGGCAAACAATTTCCGGCAGGTGTTCCTGTTACCGAGGCGATGTTGGAAAAGTCCATGAAGATAATCGGTAAGGCCGTGCGACCTGGAGGCGACGAGCTGCAGGAAAATATTCGTTCGCGCAGTGCGACCTTAAGAGTCGCAGAAAAATTGTAG
- a CDS encoding MraZ protein (manually curated), whose translation MFQGNQAINMDAKGRMAIPAMHRDALASACDGRIVMTAHTQDRCILIYPEPEWQEILPKIEALPTFNKAALRAQRLLMGYACTLELDSNGRVLVPPTLRNYANLDKKLMLVGMGKKFELWSEESWLASVADLDVDDELPAEMLSLSL comes from the coding sequence GTGTTTCAGGGTAATCAGGCAATTAACATGGACGCCAAAGGGCGAATGGCAATTCCGGCAATGCACCGGGATGCGCTGGCGTCTGCGTGCGACGGGCGTATCGTGATGACGGCCCATACCCAAGACCGTTGCATACTCATTTATCCAGAGCCCGAGTGGCAGGAGATTCTGCCCAAAATCGAGGCTCTGCCCACCTTTAACAAAGCCGCATTGCGCGCACAGCGACTGCTTATGGGTTATGCCTGCACGCTGGAGCTCGATAGTAACGGCCGGGTACTTGTTCCCCCTACGCTGAGAAATTACGCCAATCTCGATAAAAAACTCATGCTTGTTGGCATGGGTAAAAAATTCGAATTGTGGAGTGAAGAATCCTGGTTGGCTTCTGTTGCCGATCTGGATGTGGATGACGAATTGCCAGCAGAAATGCTGTCGCTTTCGCTGTAG
- a CDS encoding cell division protein FtsI (penicillin-binding protein 3): MAGLLGVLPGALLWHLANLQVIPSNDKGFEFLQSEGEARTQRSEMLHAYRGVITDRNGELLAVSTPVTSIYANPQLLSAEQHNLLAKALGESPSKLQARLAKYANKKFMYLARHLPPQDAERVLSKRFAGVFGETEYQRFYPAGEVAAHVVGFTDIDDHGQEGVELAFDKYLAGSPGYKRVIKDLKGNIVKEEGVLKAPLSGKPMTLSLDLRLQYLAYRELASSVAKQGAKSGSVVVMDIQSGEILAMVNQPAYNPNDRSDIKPWQLRNRALTDVFEPGSTVKPLTMMAALESGKYHVSDTVDTSPGYVMVGRKALLDPKDYGVMNLTKIITKSSQVGITKIALSLEPSNIRDLFFRFGLGQSSGLGFPGESIGVLPNRNRWLPIEVATLAFGYGLSVNAVQLAQAYAAIANDGNFKNASLLKVDSPPVGSPVVNDAIASAVLKMMKTVPQPGGTATRAQIEAYPVAGKTGTAHKVSSEGYAQDRHLALFAGVAPADNPKLVAVVVINEPTDGRYFGGEAAAPVFAKIVEESLKVLRVTPELSALKNEQVAGL; this comes from the coding sequence ATGGCGGGGCTCCTCGGCGTGCTTCCCGGCGCGCTCCTGTGGCATCTGGCAAATTTGCAGGTGATACCTTCTAACGACAAGGGTTTTGAATTTTTACAAAGCGAAGGCGAAGCCCGCACGCAGCGCAGCGAAATGTTACACGCCTATCGTGGAGTAATAACCGATCGCAATGGTGAATTACTTGCGGTCAGCACGCCGGTCACCTCGATTTACGCAAATCCACAATTGTTGTCAGCGGAACAACACAACTTGCTGGCCAAAGCGCTGGGTGAATCACCATCAAAGTTGCAGGCGAGACTCGCAAAATACGCCAATAAAAAATTTATGTACCTTGCGCGTCATTTGCCACCCCAGGATGCTGAGCGTGTACTCAGTAAACGCTTTGCAGGAGTCTTCGGTGAAACAGAGTATCAGCGATTTTATCCGGCTGGAGAAGTTGCCGCCCATGTCGTTGGTTTTACTGATATTGATGATCATGGCCAGGAAGGCGTGGAACTGGCGTTCGATAAATATTTAGCAGGATCTCCTGGTTACAAGCGCGTTATTAAAGATCTGAAAGGCAATATTGTTAAGGAAGAGGGGGTTTTAAAAGCGCCGCTTTCCGGAAAACCGATGACGCTGAGTTTGGATTTGCGTTTGCAGTATCTCGCCTATCGGGAATTGGCAAGCTCGGTAGCCAAGCAGGGAGCCAAGTCTGGTTCCGTTGTCGTCATGGATATTCAAAGCGGTGAAATTCTTGCGATGGTCAACCAGCCTGCCTACAACCCCAATGACCGCAGTGACATAAAACCGTGGCAATTGCGCAACAGGGCGCTTACCGATGTATTTGAACCGGGTTCCACAGTTAAACCGCTCACCATGATGGCTGCACTCGAATCGGGTAAATATCACGTGAGCGATACGGTAGATACCAGCCCGGGTTATGTCATGGTGGGGCGCAAAGCGCTGCTCGATCCAAAGGATTATGGGGTGATGAATCTCACCAAAATTATCACCAAATCCAGTCAGGTTGGGATTACCAAAATTGCACTTTCCCTTGAGCCATCCAACATCCGCGATTTGTTTTTTCGCTTTGGTTTGGGACAGAGCTCCGGTTTGGGTTTTCCGGGGGAGAGTATCGGCGTGTTGCCGAATCGTAATCGATGGCTGCCAATTGAAGTTGCCACTCTGGCATTTGGATATGGCTTAAGTGTTAACGCTGTGCAGTTGGCACAGGCCTACGCAGCAATAGCCAACGATGGCAATTTTAAAAATGCCAGTTTGCTCAAAGTTGATTCACCACCCGTTGGGTCGCCAGTAGTCAATGACGCTATTGCTTCGGCAGTACTGAAAATGATGAAAACGGTACCGCAACCTGGTGGTACGGCAACGCGCGCACAAATTGAAGCCTATCCGGTGGCGGGAAAAACGGGCACTGCTCATAAAGTTTCCTCGGAAGGGTACGCTCAAGACCGGCACCTGGCGCTTTTTGCTGGCGTCGCTCCAGCGGATAATCCAAAGCTGGTGGCGGTGGTTGTAATTAATGAGCCCACGGATGGACGTTATTTTGGTGGTGAAGCTGCAGCACCCGTTTTTGCAAAAATTGTTGAGGAAAGCTTAAAAGTATTGCGAGTGACTCCGGAGCTGAGTGCCCTTAAAAATGAACAGGTTGCAGGTCTATAG
- a CDS encoding cell division protein FtsL translates to MGGRGSGKSSAKVQSISVVGNLFLMVLWCGVFVSALGVVYSSFEARQATRELEDLRKQSSSLQVRSGQYLLEKGTWAAYSRIEDIAVNKLNMQQPDSSKTVLVKKP, encoded by the coding sequence ATGGGTGGCCGAGGATCGGGGAAATCAAGCGCTAAAGTCCAAAGTATTTCCGTGGTGGGAAATTTATTTTTAATGGTGTTGTGGTGTGGCGTTTTTGTGAGCGCATTGGGAGTCGTGTATTCCTCTTTTGAAGCTCGTCAGGCGACCAGAGAATTGGAAGACTTGCGGAAACAGTCGAGCAGTTTGCAGGTGCGATCGGGTCAATATTTATTGGAAAAGGGAACCTGGGCAGCGTATTCAAGAATCGAGGATATTGCGGTTAACAAACTCAACATGCAACAACCGGATTCGTCGAAAACGGTATTGGTTAAAAAACCATGA